Proteins encoded together in one Coriobacteriia bacterium window:
- the rsmG gene encoding 16S rRNA (guanine(527)-N(7))-methyltransferase RsmG, which yields MKHQTSRQEQKLTHWLLSAGIPVEPTAVALIVRHAEWLLETNKSLNLTSLSDPEDILRLHALDSLLVLPEVRSAGSGLIVDIGSGGGFPGLPLGAALGRTTLLVDSVKKKADALRRFTLQENLESWVSVSGERSEALARLQGAVADCVVARAVAELPALVELAAPLLRPQGVLVALKGQPDAEELRRGEVAARRCGLVVSADRAYELPDGGERRRVITYLKTGEPEVELPRREGMATKRPLA from the coding sequence GTGAAACATCAGACATCTCGGCAGGAACAGAAACTGACCCATTGGCTCCTCTCAGCGGGCATACCGGTTGAGCCTACGGCGGTGGCGCTGATCGTCCGACATGCCGAGTGGCTGCTTGAGACGAACAAGTCGCTCAACCTCACGTCGCTCTCCGATCCCGAGGACATACTTCGCCTCCACGCCTTGGACTCTCTCCTCGTTCTGCCGGAGGTGCGCTCCGCAGGCAGCGGGCTGATCGTGGATATCGGCAGCGGTGGGGGCTTCCCCGGACTACCGCTCGGCGCAGCCCTTGGTCGAACCACGCTCCTGGTGGACTCGGTGAAGAAGAAGGCTGACGCACTTAGGCGCTTCACGCTGCAGGAAAACCTCGAGTCGTGGGTTTCTGTCAGCGGAGAACGCTCTGAAGCATTGGCGCGCTTGCAGGGAGCCGTTGCCGACTGCGTTGTGGCTCGCGCGGTTGCTGAACTGCCGGCACTGGTCGAACTGGCCGCTCCCCTCTTGCGTCCCCAGGGAGTTCTGGTGGCTCTGAAGGGGCAGCCGGATGCCGAGGAGCTCAGGAGGGGCGAGGTCGCGGCGCGACGTTGCGGGCTTGTGGTATCAGCCGATCGGGCCTACGAGCTCCCCGATGGAGGCGAGCGACGGCGGGTGATCACCTATCTCAAGACCGGAGAGCCGGAGGTTGAGCTCCCTCGACGTGAAGGAATGGCGACGAAGCGCCCTCTCGCCTGA
- a CDS encoding YtxH domain-containing protein, with the protein MRKGMEYFAIGLAAGALAGFVVGLLVAPSSGATTRRRLANEAQRAAEFARQMADRAEQAADALGGRVDHYLGRDEEVAWRKVNEIREELSGYTPMQG; encoded by the coding sequence ATGCGAAAGGGTATGGAATATTTTGCCATTGGGCTGGCGGCAGGCGCGTTAGCCGGGTTCGTGGTCGGGCTGCTTGTCGCTCCCTCAAGTGGAGCCACCACCCGCCGGCGATTGGCGAACGAGGCCCAGCGTGCGGCGGAGTTCGCCCGCCAGATGGCTGACAGAGCGGAGCAGGCCGCTGACGCGTTGGGGGGCCGTGTCGACCACTACCTTGGACGCGACGAGGAGGTAGCTTGGCGCAAGGTCAACGAGATACGCGAGGAGCTGAGCGGCTACACGCCCATGCAGGGCTGA
- a CDS encoding YidC/Oxa1 family membrane protein insertase encodes MGELWEAFKQIIFDLLQWIEGFTGDWGLAIIVLTVLVRLALMPLTIKQTKSMYELQRIQPKIKELQKKYADDKEKLQEETLKFYQDNKVNPFGGCLPMLLQMPLLFALYQVLGGTAGSPGIMMQYLENTGEVGKFFFLIPDIAKTPGMVFQAEGLVATLPYVILVALFGLSVWLPQALMPGEKQQKMIGAYMGVIMLFFGWTAPAGVLLYWDVSSIWGVAQQQIMMASMKKGEHEEQELAALAAAEAAAAKKDSAAKARSNKKKKS; translated from the coding sequence GTGGGTGAACTCTGGGAAGCATTCAAACAGATCATCTTCGACCTGCTGCAGTGGATCGAGGGGTTCACGGGTGATTGGGGCTTGGCGATCATCGTGCTGACGGTGCTCGTGAGGCTGGCGCTGATGCCCCTGACCATCAAGCAGACGAAGTCCATGTATGAACTGCAGCGGATCCAACCCAAGATCAAGGAACTGCAGAAGAAGTACGCGGACGACAAAGAGAAGCTGCAGGAGGAGACCCTCAAGTTCTACCAGGACAACAAGGTCAACCCGTTTGGCGGCTGCCTCCCGATGCTCCTGCAGATGCCGCTGCTCTTCGCCCTTTACCAAGTTCTGGGAGGAACCGCCGGCAGCCCGGGGATCATGATGCAGTACCTTGAGAACACCGGCGAGGTGGGGAAGTTCTTCTTCCTTATTCCAGATATTGCCAAGACGCCGGGCATGGTCTTTCAAGCCGAGGGGCTGGTCGCTACCCTGCCCTATGTGATTCTCGTCGCCCTCTTCGGACTCAGCGTGTGGCTGCCGCAGGCGTTGATGCCCGGCGAGAAGCAGCAGAAGATGATCGGCGCCTACATGGGCGTGATCATGCTGTTCTTCGGCTGGACCGCGCCGGCTGGCGTGCTTCTGTACTGGGATGTATCGAGCATCTGGGGTGTTGCCCAGCAGCAGATCATGATGGCTTCGATGAAGAAGGGCGAGCACGAGGAGCAGGAGCTCGCCGCCTTAGCCGCAGCCGAGGCAGCGGCGGCCAAGAAGGACTCCGCCGCCAAGGCGCGCTCCAATAAGAAGAAGAAGTCATAG
- a CDS encoding PD-(D/E)XK nuclease family protein, with product MALRLILGPAASGKGDRIYETLADAACREQPSLVLPTAIDARASLLELARRGIRGVAVNTFDEAVARMWMLHGDGRRLVTAASRATLVQSVIERSASNQMGESGRTRGFALLVADVARRVSVPAPAPADTAARQMAEIIREYHRALELAGFIEPVSATELLARRKPDPGGPWCAMRFTDFDPAQEALLLTLAQSRDVVVALTWSDGAATEGITPLVDRLRTRAETVELAAEQGRTDPHLRAFTSALFEASESLVMGDAVSFHEASGGDAECVLVANAVREALNSGADAGSIAVTFRDPGRRLDSIGAALSARGVPTHVDVRVPFSRTAFGAASLALLDACAGRGEPRERLLAFLMSPCSGLDKDVVARLDRTWRSKGLDPRSGVEEAIRAAGGGASSAARLLQLGKQVVRSRVDVRSSADWQKMAGLLLAHASASEDAFCGASPGPDSAAHRALLAAVSDTAAIGEGVGEEQFSQALRSVEVSTAPGKRADEILVTEAHRLKGQRFDVVVVGGLNADEFSPEPRESLAAAMLMRLGRPVGHDERLVERALFHSVATRARQKLVLVRQAFDERGEALRPSAFWEEALDVYRGIEAAVDGSTPASIPIGRLSLASAVEAAPAYLPGRVQARAAARSLAPRVPDRGILADQTVRSALADRRTFSVSEVERYLQCPYKWFMETALRPREIDRAFDVREKGSLAHEILAEFYRAWRALGHARVTPGHLTEALEELETAGRACAQARTRSGGQRLSEELDIADAHAWARAVVIDDAEFLPGFRPAQHEVAFGSDDEQPMVLAGLELKGFVDRIDEGPEGLVVIDYKAAAQLKGWSSFATAGLIQVPIYAAVVSKLLGRPVVGAVYRSLSTLSARGVWIDGAIDLGGRGCGRDGVDREELDSVVADAVDRLEGAVRRIRSGDIALDPATGACRRCGFAGHCEGARR from the coding sequence GTGGCGCTGAGACTCATACTGGGGCCTGCGGCCTCGGGCAAGGGCGACAGGATCTATGAGACCCTGGCTGATGCTGCGTGCCGCGAGCAGCCATCCCTGGTGCTACCCACAGCGATCGACGCCAGAGCCTCGCTGCTCGAGCTCGCGCGGCGGGGGATCCGCGGCGTGGCGGTCAATACGTTCGACGAGGCGGTCGCCCGGATGTGGATGCTCCACGGGGACGGGCGACGCCTGGTGACAGCGGCGAGCCGGGCTACGCTCGTGCAGTCAGTCATAGAGCGGTCCGCGAGCAACCAAATGGGAGAATCTGGGAGGACCCGGGGCTTCGCCCTGTTGGTGGCTGATGTTGCCCGCCGCGTGTCGGTGCCCGCTCCCGCTCCTGCAGACACCGCCGCCCGGCAGATGGCCGAGATCATTCGTGAGTACCACCGGGCCCTGGAGCTCGCAGGATTCATCGAGCCGGTGAGCGCGACGGAGCTCCTCGCGCGGCGAAAGCCCGATCCGGGGGGCCCTTGGTGTGCGATGCGCTTCACGGACTTCGACCCGGCGCAAGAGGCACTGCTGCTCACGCTGGCACAAAGCAGAGACGTCGTCGTGGCGCTGACCTGGTCTGACGGGGCCGCCACGGAGGGGATCACTCCCTTGGTCGACCGTCTACGCACGCGAGCGGAGACCGTTGAACTTGCCGCCGAACAGGGGAGGACTGATCCACACCTGCGGGCCTTCACTTCGGCGCTCTTCGAGGCGTCAGAATCTCTCGTGATGGGCGACGCGGTGTCGTTCCATGAGGCGAGCGGGGGTGACGCCGAATGTGTGCTGGTGGCCAACGCCGTCCGCGAAGCCCTGAATTCAGGCGCTGACGCAGGAAGCATCGCAGTGACCTTCCGTGATCCGGGCCGTCGGCTGGACTCGATCGGTGCTGCGCTGAGTGCCCGGGGCGTTCCCACCCACGTCGACGTGCGCGTCCCCTTCTCCCGAACGGCGTTCGGCGCCGCGAGCCTGGCGCTGCTCGATGCGTGCGCGGGGAGGGGAGAGCCCAGAGAGCGCCTGTTAGCCTTCTTGATGAGCCCCTGCTCGGGACTCGACAAGGACGTGGTGGCACGACTGGATCGAACCTGGCGCTCGAAGGGGTTAGACCCTCGGAGCGGCGTCGAGGAAGCCATCAGGGCAGCGGGAGGAGGAGCCTCATCCGCCGCGCGCCTCCTGCAGCTGGGCAAACAGGTCGTTCGCAGTCGAGTGGATGTCCGGAGCTCCGCGGATTGGCAGAAAATGGCAGGGCTGCTGCTGGCGCATGCGTCTGCCTCTGAAGACGCCTTCTGTGGTGCATCACCCGGGCCTGACAGCGCCGCCCACCGCGCGCTGCTGGCTGCCGTCTCTGACACCGCGGCGATCGGTGAGGGGGTAGGCGAAGAGCAGTTCTCGCAGGCCTTGCGCTCGGTCGAGGTTTCTACTGCCCCGGGGAAGCGTGCCGACGAGATTCTGGTGACCGAGGCCCATCGACTCAAAGGGCAGCGCTTCGACGTGGTCGTGGTGGGCGGGCTGAACGCAGACGAGTTCTCGCCCGAACCTAGGGAGTCGCTGGCAGCAGCGATGCTGATGCGCCTCGGAAGACCGGTCGGTCACGACGAGCGGCTGGTCGAGAGGGCCTTGTTCCACTCGGTGGCCACTCGTGCACGGCAGAAGCTGGTTCTCGTCCGGCAGGCCTTCGATGAGCGGGGAGAGGCGTTGAGGCCTTCGGCTTTCTGGGAGGAGGCGCTTGATGTGTACCGGGGCATCGAGGCCGCGGTCGACGGCTCTACGCCGGCCAGCATCCCCATCGGGAGGCTTTCTCTGGCCAGCGCCGTCGAGGCCGCTCCGGCGTACCTGCCCGGACGAGTTCAGGCGCGCGCAGCGGCTCGCTCCCTGGCTCCGCGCGTTCCGGACAGAGGCATCCTCGCCGATCAGACAGTCCGATCCGCACTGGCAGACAGGCGAACCTTCAGCGTCTCGGAGGTCGAACGCTACCTTCAGTGTCCGTACAAGTGGTTCATGGAGACGGCCTTGAGGCCAAGGGAGATCGACCGTGCGTTCGACGTTCGCGAGAAGGGGAGTCTGGCGCACGAGATCCTGGCCGAGTTCTACCGGGCGTGGCGCGCGCTCGGGCATGCGCGGGTGACGCCCGGTCACCTCACCGAGGCGCTCGAGGAGCTGGAGACAGCGGGCCGTGCGTGCGCGCAGGCTCGCACCCGCTCAGGCGGCCAGAGGCTTTCAGAGGAGCTGGACATCGCGGACGCGCACGCGTGGGCGCGGGCCGTGGTGATCGACGACGCGGAGTTCCTGCCGGGCTTCCGGCCGGCACAGCACGAGGTGGCGTTCGGCTCCGACGATGAGCAGCCGATGGTCCTTGCCGGGCTGGAGCTCAAGGGGTTTGTCGACCGCATCGACGAAGGACCAGAGGGGCTCGTCGTCATCGACTACAAAGCAGCAGCTCAGCTGAAGGGATGGAGCAGCTTCGCCACAGCGGGGTTGATCCAGGTGCCCATCTACGCGGCGGTCGTGAGCAAGCTCCTCGGTCGTCCCGTGGTGGGCGCTGTGTATCGCTCGCTCTCAACGCTGAGTGCCCGAGGGGTATGGATCGACGGCGCTATCGACCTGGGCGGGCGCGGTTGCGGTCGAGACGGAGTAGATCGGGAAGAGCTCGACTCCGTCGTCGCGGACGCCGTCGATCGACTGGAGGGGGCCGTGAGGCGTATCAGGTCGGGCGATATCGCGCTCGACCCAGCAACCGGCGCCTGCAGAAGGTGTGGGTTCGCCGGTCATTGCGAGGGCGCGCGCCGATGA
- the jag gene encoding RNA-binding cell elongation regulator Jag/EloR: MERECITVAPTVEEAVDAALEELGVQQDAVEYEVLESPGKAIFGLGSDKQARVRVWIRQSYLEDLEEAKKVADEVLDLEVEPATTQAAAEAAPEEPELSDEDLDKVADTAVTALKQTLAHLGLPEPTIEEYEGDEGEIILDIIGGELGILIGRHGRTLDALQTAVGAITTRQLGFRYPVVVDVEGYRHRRRQKIEDIARRGAERAAKHRQDVRLRPMTSFERRVVHVALRSDARVVTSSEGQDPYRQVVISPK; this comes from the coding sequence ATGGAACGGGAGTGCATCACGGTAGCGCCCACGGTCGAGGAGGCCGTTGACGCCGCACTCGAGGAACTCGGGGTCCAGCAGGACGCCGTGGAGTACGAAGTCCTCGAGTCACCGGGTAAGGCCATCTTCGGTCTCGGCTCGGACAAACAGGCTCGCGTGCGCGTGTGGATCCGGCAGTCATACTTGGAGGACCTCGAGGAAGCCAAGAAGGTGGCGGACGAGGTGCTTGACCTGGAAGTGGAACCCGCTACCACTCAGGCAGCTGCAGAGGCGGCCCCCGAAGAGCCCGAGCTGAGCGATGAGGACCTTGATAAGGTGGCCGACACGGCCGTTACCGCACTGAAGCAGACGCTCGCCCATCTGGGGCTGCCCGAGCCGACGATTGAAGAGTACGAGGGCGATGAAGGAGAGATTATTCTCGACATCATCGGTGGCGAACTCGGCATCCTCATAGGACGGCATGGGCGCACATTGGACGCTCTTCAGACCGCGGTTGGTGCTATCACAACGCGCCAGCTGGGCTTCCGGTATCCCGTGGTTGTAGATGTTGAGGGCTATCGGCACCGCAGGCGGCAGAAGATCGAGGACATTGCTCGTAGGGGTGCCGAGCGCGCAGCGAAGCATCGCCAAGACGTGAGGCTGAGACCCATGACTTCGTTCGAGCGCCGCGTGGTTCACGTAGCGCTTCGAAGTGATGCGAGAGTCGTCACGTCCAGCGAGGGCCAGGACCCTTATCGCCAGGTCGTGATCTCCCCGAAGTAG
- a CDS encoding AAA family ATPase: MSASGPVAGRARVLAVVNQKGGVGKSTTAVNLAASLGELGKKVLLIDLDPQGNATSGFGLNKNQRQLCVYNALLGDTDIAEIIEPVQIEHVFVVPATIQLAGAEIELVSAMSRETRLKGMVDSVTHDFDFIIIDCPPSLGLLTINALTATDGLLIPIQCEYYALEGLSKLLDSVRLVKTHLNPDIEVFGVVMTMYDSRTRLAAQVVDEVRDFFEEKVFQTMIPRTVRLSEAPSFGMPVNLYDPSGKGALAYRELAKEVIDRV, from the coding sequence GTGAGTGCGTCTGGACCCGTGGCTGGTCGTGCCCGCGTTCTCGCAGTGGTCAACCAGAAGGGCGGGGTCGGAAAGAGCACCACAGCAGTCAATCTTGCTGCCTCGCTGGGCGAGCTTGGCAAGAAGGTGCTCCTGATAGACCTCGACCCCCAGGGAAACGCCACTTCCGGCTTCGGGCTGAACAAGAACCAGCGTCAGCTCTGCGTATACAATGCGCTGCTCGGAGACACCGATATTGCCGAGATCATCGAGCCCGTCCAGATCGAGCACGTCTTCGTGGTGCCGGCGACCATACAGCTGGCGGGTGCTGAGATCGAGCTCGTCTCGGCGATGAGCCGGGAAACCCGTCTCAAGGGCATGGTTGATTCGGTGACCCACGACTTTGACTTCATCATCATCGACTGTCCGCCTTCGCTGGGACTCCTGACGATCAACGCGCTGACGGCCACCGACGGTCTCCTGATCCCGATCCAGTGTGAGTACTATGCTCTCGAGGGGCTTTCGAAGCTTCTTGACAGCGTTCGGCTGGTCAAGACCCATCTCAATCCCGACATCGAGGTCTTCGGGGTCGTCATGACGATGTATGACTCCAGAACCCGACTTGCGGCGCAGGTGGTGGACGAGGTCAGGGACTTCTTTGAAGAGAAGGTCTTCCAGACGATGATTCCTCGAACCGTTCGACTGTCCGAGGCTCCGAGCTTCGGAATGCCGGTGAACCTGTACGATCCATCGGGCAAGGGCGCTCTGGCCTACCGCGAGCTGGCGAAGGAAGTGATCGATCGTGTCTAG
- a CDS encoding ParB/RepB/Spo0J family partition protein — MSRRGLGRGLSALIPSASQESHAGEEVTELATDLLSPNPDQPRTDIDEQSITELADSIKKVGLLQPILVRPLGEGYQIIAGERRWRACRELGLERVAVRVRSSDDVESLELALIENLQREDLNAIEEARGYRKLLSNYQMTQAELADKVSKSRSAVTNALRLLDLPEEVQEMVYSSRLSAGHARAILAVPEESARIRLAEKIVAEGLSVRAAESIAKLLASGQGERAPRPVAPKSFKLVARKLRRLLGTNVRVRAGKDKNKIEIEFRSEEDLERIVRTLTEGEIRTAEAD, encoded by the coding sequence GTGTCTAGAAGAGGACTCGGACGAGGACTGTCCGCGCTCATCCCGAGCGCCTCACAGGAGTCGCACGCCGGCGAAGAGGTCACCGAGCTGGCCACCGACCTCCTGAGCCCGAACCCGGATCAACCAAGAACCGATATCGACGAGCAGAGCATCACCGAGCTCGCCGACTCGATCAAGAAGGTGGGCCTGCTTCAGCCCATCTTGGTCAGGCCGCTTGGCGAGGGCTACCAGATCATCGCGGGCGAGCGCAGGTGGAGGGCGTGTCGCGAACTGGGGCTCGAGCGCGTGGCGGTCCGGGTCAGGTCATCAGATGACGTCGAGTCACTGGAACTGGCTTTGATCGAGAACCTGCAGCGAGAGGACTTGAACGCGATCGAAGAGGCCAGGGGCTACCGTAAGCTCCTGTCCAACTACCAGATGACTCAGGCGGAGCTGGCCGACAAGGTTTCAAAGTCCCGGTCTGCAGTGACCAATGCGCTGAGGCTCCTCGACTTGCCCGAGGAGGTGCAGGAGATGGTGTACTCCTCTCGCCTGTCGGCGGGCCATGCGCGGGCCATCCTCGCCGTTCCCGAGGAGTCGGCACGCATTCGGCTGGCTGAGAAGATCGTCGCCGAGGGGCTTTCGGTGCGCGCGGCCGAAAGTATCGCCAAGCTCCTGGCATCCGGACAAGGCGAGAGGGCGCCGCGCCCCGTCGCTCCTAAGTCCTTTAAGCTGGTGGCCCGCAAGCTCAGGCGGCTCTTGGGCACGAACGTGCGGGTTCGCGCAGGGAAAGACAAGAACAAGATCGAGATCGAGTTTCGCAGCGAAGAGGACCTGGAGCGAATTGTCCGGACCCTCACCGAGGGTGAGATTCGAACGGCGGAGGCAGACTGA